From a region of the Fischerella sp. JS2 genome:
- the mtnA gene encoding S-methyl-5-thioribose-1-phosphate isomerase yields the protein MMFQTNQVYPVIWHNDSVSLIDQTRLPNEYAFVEISRSEDMAVAIKTMIVRGAPAIGVAAAYGIYLGAREIHTDNRDEFLHHLENVAQMLRSTRPTAVNLFWAISRMMKVAYETIGTVDEIRKALFQTAQAINAEDLQTCQDIGDNGLKALPTQPGQLTLLTHCNAGALATAGYGTALGVVRSAWREGRLARLFADETRPRLQGAKLTAWECVQESIPVTVITDSMAAHCMKQGLIHAVVVGADRIAANGDTANKIGTYSLALVSKAHNIPFFVAAPLSTVDFDLGDGSQIPIEERHPGEIYQIDDTILTPEGVEFYNPAFDVTPAELITAIITENGVFAPSELKQLEARKAA from the coding sequence ATGATGTTTCAAACTAACCAAGTATACCCTGTCATCTGGCACAACGACTCAGTTTCGCTGATTGACCAAACGCGTTTGCCAAATGAGTATGCATTTGTAGAAATTAGTCGCAGTGAAGATATGGCAGTTGCCATCAAAACCATGATTGTCCGGGGTGCGCCCGCGATTGGTGTTGCTGCTGCCTATGGCATTTATCTTGGTGCGAGAGAAATTCATACAGACAACCGAGATGAGTTTTTGCACCACTTGGAAAATGTCGCCCAAATGCTGCGTTCTACCCGCCCCACAGCAGTCAATTTATTTTGGGCAATCTCCCGGATGATGAAAGTAGCCTATGAAACGATTGGTACAGTAGATGAGATTAGAAAAGCTCTCTTCCAAACTGCCCAAGCTATCAATGCTGAAGATTTACAAACTTGCCAAGATATCGGTGACAATGGCTTAAAAGCCTTACCTACTCAACCAGGACAACTAACCTTGCTCACCCACTGTAACGCTGGCGCATTAGCAACCGCAGGTTACGGTACAGCTTTGGGTGTAGTACGTTCTGCTTGGCGAGAAGGACGCTTGGCACGCTTATTTGCCGATGAAACTAGACCCAGATTGCAGGGTGCAAAACTCACAGCTTGGGAATGTGTACAAGAAAGCATTCCGGTTACGGTAATTACTGATAGTATGGCTGCCCACTGCATGAAACAAGGTTTAATTCATGCTGTCGTTGTAGGTGCTGACAGAATTGCCGCTAATGGAGATACGGCAAATAAAATTGGTACGTATAGTTTAGCATTAGTATCCAAAGCACATAACATTCCTTTCTTTGTTGCTGCACCCCTTTCTACTGTAGATTTTGACTTAGGTGATGGTAGCCAAATTCCAATTGAAGAGCGCCACCCAGGAGAAATTTACCAAATTGATGATACTATTTTGACGCCTGAAGGTGTGGAATTCTACAATCCTGCTTTTGATGTCACCCCAGCAGAATTAATTACAGCCATCATTACTGAGAATGGTGTGTTTGCCCCCAGTGAGTTAAAACAACTAGAAGCCAGAAAAGCAGCTTAA
- a CDS encoding protein kinase domain-containing protein — translation MTITQLNNRYKVIQVLGAGGFGETFLAEDTHMPSRRRCVIKQLKPVTNDPQTYKMIQQRFEREAATLELLGESSDQIPKLYAYFSEHGQFYLVQEWIQGQTLTNLVETQGPISENQVREILLSLLSVLDYVHSKGIIHRDIKPDNIILRTVNNQPVLIDFGAVKETIRSIIATPNYLTQSLVIGTPGYMPSEQAVGRPVYATDIYSLGLTAIYLLTGKPPHELPTNQQTGEVIWQDLVPSVSPELAMILKQATHPQASDRYSTASKMLHALQSASTIPPKPSYSSTQSTIALSPAVAHTQQTQPLASAQKSAFIPASTTSNNWQKPAVIFGSLVVGGLVAGIAIANITRQPQIEANIDTTSVPEKTESPFATNPTSTPLSVAPTTESTDTPVASQPPLIPTSPQQPETSIPTTPPVVSAPQQQPPTFAPVPEDSQTAAVPTPEQQQPAEDPTPAIPTPPPQPENQPKVATANTSSLSVPAYPTGTSENTVKSTLGKPAKVSRGLWNTRAYLYRLHPNQVDLGYLFDRKTGVLRQTEVSFAQSVPPQVMQSTLQGMLGGNASGEINKALQRVHERQINQYSFSVGTVEGVIQRNQEDQIYIGVWDADLH, via the coding sequence ATGACCATAACACAGTTAAATAATCGCTATAAAGTTATCCAAGTACTTGGTGCAGGTGGGTTTGGCGAAACATTTTTGGCAGAAGATACCCACATGCCTTCTCGGCGTCGCTGTGTGATCAAGCAACTCAAACCAGTGACAAACGACCCGCAAACCTACAAAATGATTCAACAACGGTTTGAACGGGAAGCAGCTACCTTAGAACTTTTAGGTGAAAGTAGTGACCAAATTCCCAAACTCTACGCTTATTTTTCCGAACACGGACAATTTTATCTTGTCCAAGAATGGATTCAAGGTCAAACCCTAACAAATCTTGTCGAAACTCAAGGGCCAATCAGTGAAAATCAAGTTAGAGAAATTTTATTGAGTCTTTTATCAGTCTTAGACTATGTCCATAGTAAAGGCATTATTCACCGAGATATCAAGCCTGATAATATTATTCTTCGTACAGTTAATAATCAACCTGTTCTGATTGATTTTGGCGCAGTTAAAGAAACGATACGTTCAATCATCGCTACACCAAATTACTTAACCCAATCTCTAGTAATTGGTACGCCTGGGTATATGCCCAGCGAACAAGCCGTAGGACGCCCAGTGTATGCTACTGATATCTATAGCTTAGGTTTGACAGCAATTTATCTGCTGACAGGCAAACCGCCACACGAGTTACCAACTAACCAACAAACAGGGGAAGTCATTTGGCAGGATTTGGTTCCCAGCGTATCACCAGAATTAGCGATGATCCTCAAACAAGCAACTCATCCTCAAGCCAGCGATCGCTACTCCACCGCTAGTAAAATGTTACATGCTTTGCAATCTGCAAGCACCATTCCCCCGAAACCATCATACTCATCAACTCAATCTACAATCGCCCTGTCTCCTGCTGTGGCACACACCCAGCAAACCCAACCATTAGCTTCTGCCCAAAAGTCTGCTTTTATCCCTGCATCTACCACTTCTAACAATTGGCAAAAACCTGCTGTAATTTTTGGTAGTTTGGTTGTGGGTGGCTTAGTTGCTGGGATCGCGATCGCAAATATCACTCGCCAGCCACAAATAGAAGCAAATATTGATACAACCTCTGTCCCAGAAAAAACAGAATCACCGTTCGCTACCAATCCCACTTCTACACCATTATCTGTAGCTCCCACTACTGAATCTACCGATACACCTGTTGCTTCCCAGCCTCCTTTAATACCTACCTCTCCACAACAACCAGAAACTTCTATTCCTACTACACCTCCAGTTGTATCTGCACCGCAGCAACAACCACCAACATTTGCACCAGTCCCAGAAGATTCTCAAACTGCGGCAGTCCCCACACCAGAACAGCAACAGCCTGCTGAAGATCCTACTCCTGCTATACCTACACCACCCCCACAGCCAGAAAATCAACCCAAAGTTGCCACTGCTAACACTAGTAGCCTTAGTGTTCCTGCTTATCCCACAGGTACTTCTGAAAATACAGTGAAATCAACACTAGGAAAACCCGCAAAAGTTTCTCGAGGCTTATGGAACACCCGCGCTTATCTTTATCGTTTACACCCAAACCAGGTTGATCTTGGTTATTTATTTGACCGTAAAACTGGGGTATTACGGCAAACGGAAGTATCCTTTGCCCAATCTGTTCCACCCCAGGTAATGCAATCTACTTTGCAAGGAATGCTGGGAGGAAATGCCTCTGGTGAAATAAATAAAGCCCTGCAACGAGTGCATGAGCGTCAAATTAACCAATACTCATTCAGTGTTGGCACAGTAGAAGGTGTGATTCAACGCAACCAAGAGGATCAAATTTATATTGGTGTCTGGGATGCAGATTTGCATTAA
- a CDS encoding retropepsin-like aspartic protease gives MKIKCKANWTRYLLKTSVTIITTTGLLGTLKSTTAQIPANQLGQQLLQQTSQCIKSKFTDTAPSNLQALQTASMQCVLQVTMLAEDGSIRPDASDRITALVAATGVSLPQPVSQGQANIPLKLLPNTNVFTLPVQIGGQSKTFLLDTGASASIINNETATQLKLQGTPVPNDFIKYLVVGNDCSKVQASFHSLPLLAVNKAQVQGLFGIGMGQNSIPVNTSGVLGLDFLSNFDVVINPKKLQLQLLPPSPPVTGAIPLQGKLGNMIAQAKINGQGPFNFLLDTGAETTVISKSLAKKLKIDQTKLSKTEVNGFCGTEKAQKIKLSQLNLQQHQATLIDAVILESDNIFNVLGIQGIIGQNVLNRYQQHWRFGKRNPLGYTESGSLVLIPVSKK, from the coding sequence ATGAAGATTAAATGCAAAGCCAACTGGACACGATATTTACTAAAAACAAGTGTAACTATCATTACAACTACTGGATTACTTGGTACGTTAAAATCGACCACTGCTCAGATTCCAGCCAATCAGCTTGGTCAACAACTCCTGCAACAAACAAGTCAATGTATTAAGAGTAAATTTACTGACACTGCTCCATCTAATTTGCAAGCTTTGCAAACAGCTTCTATGCAATGCGTCTTGCAGGTAACAATGTTAGCAGAAGATGGTAGCATTCGTCCTGATGCAAGCGATCGGATTACCGCTTTAGTTGCAGCTACCGGAGTCAGCCTTCCTCAACCTGTTAGCCAAGGGCAAGCTAACATCCCACTCAAATTACTTCCTAACACCAATGTTTTTACTCTTCCAGTTCAAATCGGTGGACAAAGCAAAACCTTTCTTTTAGATACAGGTGCCTCTGCTTCTATTATTAACAATGAAACAGCTACACAATTAAAGCTTCAGGGTACACCTGTTCCTAACGACTTCATCAAATATTTAGTTGTAGGAAATGACTGTTCAAAAGTACAAGCTAGTTTCCATAGCTTGCCGCTTTTAGCTGTAAATAAAGCTCAAGTTCAAGGTTTATTTGGCATAGGCATGGGTCAAAATTCAATTCCAGTCAATACATCTGGAGTTTTGGGATTAGATTTTTTAAGCAATTTTGATGTTGTGATTAATCCTAAAAAATTGCAACTGCAACTTTTACCACCTTCACCACCAGTGACAGGGGCAATTCCCCTACAAGGCAAACTAGGCAATATGATTGCCCAAGCTAAAATTAACGGTCAAGGGCCTTTTAATTTCCTACTAGATACAGGCGCTGAAACAACAGTTATATCCAAATCATTAGCTAAAAAACTAAAAATAGACCAAACTAAATTAAGCAAAACAGAAGTAAATGGATTTTGTGGAACAGAAAAAGCGCAAAAAATCAAGTTATCACAACTAAACTTACAGCAACATCAAGCTACTCTAATTGATGCAGTGATTTTAGAAAGCGATAACATTTTTAACGTCTTAGGAATTCAAGGCATTATTGGTCAAAACGTTCTCAATAGGTATCAGCAACATTGGCGTTTTGGTAAGCGTAATCCCCTTGGCTACACCGAATCAGGCAGCTTAGTATTAATACCTGTATCAAAGAAATAA